The Heyndrickxia acidicola sequence AATTGGAATACATGTGTTTCGATACGGAACATATGAAGTCACCTTTATCTGTAGGCTGGCTGGAAAGTAAATTAAATCTCGATTACCTATCAAAACATTTTGGATTTAAAGCGAATCATATTGAGGAAATGTCTGACGCCGATGCTGATCAGTGCGTTGATTACATTTCAAAATATTTAGCGTTATCCATCACCAATATTATCAGCTTGTTGGATATTAATCATGTTATTGTCAGCGGGAAAACGATCATTTTATTTTCACATAAACAAATAGTAGAAAAAATAAAAAAGTATGTGAACCAATTTACTGGCTGGGAACCGAATATTTCAGCAAGTTTTTCCAACGATGCAACAGCAGTTGGCGCAGGTATACTTTCTTTGCAAAAAGAAATGTCCAAAGTGCTTTCTGGATAATGCTTTTACAGGGAGGATTTTTATGTTGAAGATTTTTGAAAATGAAGAAGCAGTTGCAATAGAAATTGCAAAAGAAATGCAGGAGCAATTACGAAATCAGCCCAACCCGGTATTTTGTTTAGCTTCTGGAAGCACACCGCAGAAAAGCTATTTTCAGTTTGTGAAAAACATGGAAAATAGTTCGGATCGTAAAAAACTCAAGGTCGTAAGCCTGGATGAATGGATTGGAATCGATCGCAATTCAACCGGAAGCTGCTATCAAATGCTAAATGAAGATTTATTTTCTCCTTTAAAACTAGATGAAAGCCAAATCGTTTTTTTTAACGGAACCGCAGAAGATATGAAGCGTGAGTGTGAGAGAATGGATGGTTTCATTCGAAATAATCCCATAACCTTTAGTTTAATGGGTGTAGGGATGAATGGACATATCGGATTAAATGAACCGGGTTCACCTGTATTAGATTACAGCAGTGTTATTCCGTTATCTGAGACCACTAAGGAAGTGGCTCAAAAGTATTTCGATGAGCCTACAACCTTAAGCGATGGGATCACATTAGGATTAGATCAGATCAAAAATAGCTCAAGAGTAGTAGTTGCGATTACAGGTGAAAGAAAAGCCGAAATTGTAAAGCAAATATTTCATCATCCAGATACTCATTTACCAGCTCAAGAATTACTTGGGTACGACCATATTGACTTTTATCTGGATATGGCAGCAGCAAGATATTTGAATAAATAAATACTGCGGGGAGTTTAAAATGGGAGACAAAGTAATAGGGGTTGATATTGGTGGAACGAACATTAGAGTAGGTTTAATTGATATTCATACATTTCAGGTGCTTAAAAAAGACACAGCGCTAGCATTTGAATTCAAAACTGTAAGTGCTTTCTTCAAAGGGATCAAGAATATGATTGAAAGAGTGGATGCCCAAAAGGAAGCTGGGAAAATTGGAATGGCACTGCCGATACCATGGAAAGATGACATGATCAAAATTTCGGATTCTACTAATCTTCCATTATTAGAAGGTATGCTTTTCAGCGATATTAAAGCGTTTTTTCCGGAATATGAAGTGTATTTCGAGAATGATGTGAATGTCATTGCCTTATTAGAAGCAAAGCATGGAGCCTCCAGGGGATATGAACATTCCATTTACATCACTGTTAGTACTGGAATTGGAAGCGGAATGATTTTCAACCAATCCATTTTCCGGGGGACACATGGGTATGCAGGGGAAATTGGAAGTATGATTATTTCCGATGAAAATAAAAATCATCTATTACTGTATAACGGAACGCTGGAATCGTTATGCAGTGGAAACTCTTTAAATGAAGAAAGTGCAAAGCTTTATGGTGAAGGTGCTACAGCAAAGCATTTGTTTGAACAATATAAAAGTGGTGATGCAGGAGCCGTTCATGTAATGGAGGCCTGGATAGACCATTTTTCAAGTGCCATTGCCTCTCTTATGCAAACCATTGATCCGGAGATATTTGTTTTTGGAGGCTCTGTCATCTACCACAATCAATGGTTAATAAATGAAATAATCAAAAGCACAGAGAATAAAGTGTTTGAACAGTTAAAGGATAAAGTGAAAATCGTGCTTTCTAAATATGGTCCAGATGCCGGAATGATTGGTGCCGGATACATAGCTGTAAACAATACGGATGAAGGAGAAAGATAAGATGAAGAATTTAAAAGTATCTTTAGTTGGTGCTGGGAGTATATCCTTTGCGCTTGGAGCTTTGCAGGATTTGGTTTTATCTGAGAAACTTAGGAATCAAGTGAATTTAGAAATTGCCTTAATGGATATTGTTGAAGAAAATCTTGATCGAACCTATCAATATGCAAATAAAATGTTTACGGAGTTTAAGCATCCTGCGAATATATGGAAAACGACAGATTTACCATCTGCACTGACAAATGCTGATTTTGTTATTGTAGCCATTGAAGTAAATAGATATTTTTACTGGTCACAGGATTTCCATATTCCACGACGATTTGGAAGCAAGCAAATCTATGGTGAGAATGGCGGCCCGGGGTCCATGTTCCACACATTAAGAAACTTAAGGCCAATGCTTGAGATTGCTCGAACAATGGAAAAGGTTTGTCCAGATGCATGGTTTATTAACTATACCAATCCAGAGGCAAAACTGGTTGAGGCTGTATCAAAGTTAACCTCCATTAAAATTGTCGGTTTATGCCATGGGCTGGATATGGGAATCGAACAATTATCTGAATTTTTAGAGATGGACAAAGAAGAAATTGCCGTTGAAGGTGGAGGATTGAATCATTTCGGATTCTTCACGAAGATCTGGAATCGAAATACAAATGAAGACTTATATCCACTGTTCCATGAAAAAGAAAAGAAAGCTAATCGTTTAGCTCATTTTGATCACATGGCACTATCAAGGACAATGTATCAAATATATGGGTATTATCCATATCCAGGCACGAATCACTGTGGAGAGTATGTCAGCTATGCTGAAGACTTTTATGCAGGATTGTCATTACAGTTTAGATATGATCCAATCAATGAGAAGCTTTGGGAAGAGGATTCTAGAACACCTGATTTTATTTATTGTGCAAGCGGTAACACCCTGGATAAAGGTCTGTTCTCTGAAGTCAAAACTCAAGAGGTGTGGACAGAAGAAGCGTATGTTTTTGACAAAGATAATGTCAGAATCAGCAATGAATACGCCATTCCGATTATTGAAGCGATCTATTTTGATGAAGAGATTCAATTAAATGCAGTAAACCTGCCGAATAATGGAGCGATAAAAGGGCTGCCGGATGATATGGTAGTGGAAACGCAGGCCATTGTAAATGGGAATGGCATTACATTAAAGCCGATGACGGTAGACCTTCCAACAGCCATCATTGGAACCATCCATATACAAGGAACCATTCATCAATTATTAATTGAGGCATTTCTTGAAGGTTCAAAAACGAAATTGCTGCAAGCCATATTACTGGATCCTCAAGCACCGAGCTACTATCAAGCATGTGCCATGATTGATGAAATGTGTAAGCTGCAACAGGATATCCTGCCTAAACTTGAGTGGAAATAAAATATGAAGGTTGATTTAGACCCTTGAGCTAAGATAAGTGGCAAAAGATAGATAGATGTTTAACGGCTTTCCAGAACTATAAATGTGCAAACTCTATTTGCACACCTATTAAGAACCAACAAAAAAGGGAAGAGCATGAATTTTTATGTGCTCTTCCCTTCTTTTAATCCAGTAAATACAGACCCAGTTTTAACCTCTGGCGGTAGAATCATTGTCACGATAATGATTAGGAAAAGGGGCTTGCTTACTTTCCATTGGATTTTCGAAATCGAATAGGCAACCAATGGCGCCGAAAACTCATCAGGCATTTCAAAAAGCAATAAAAAAACTTGGGCTACGCCAATCTATGTCAAGAAGAGGAAACTGTTGGGATAAAGCTCCTCAAAAATCTTTCTTTGGCCATCTTAAAGATATTAAAGCATGTACAACTTTTGATGAATTAAAAAAAGAAATTAAACAATACTTGATTTATTACAATCAATATAGATACCAATGGAATTAAAAAAGATGACCCCCCTGTTCAATACAGAGATCATCTTCTTAAAACTGCCTAAGTTTTTTTGAAAATGTCCTTTACAAAGGGTACAGTTTAAAATTCCTAGTTTCCTTCTTATTTAACGACGTTCTTCTGTTTCTCGATCGTGATAAAGGTAATGTGGGTGATTTCATCAGTTTCATCAGAGTGGTTCCTTTTTGTAAAAACTCCTCCTGTCATTTTGCAATAACAGGAGGGGCCCAGCATCAAAAATATTTATCAATTGGTATTTTGGGCTAATGGTTGAATCTTGTCTTTAATGGCTTTCAATCCGCTATCAACTGAAGTTTTTCCTCGCAGGATTGCATCATACTCTGTAGAGATTTCAGCTAAATAATCATTCAAAAACGGTACTTGTGGCTGCATGCTCATTTTCGGACCTTGTGAATATTTCAAGAACTCTGTAAATCCTGGTACTCTTTTAAATGATGGATCATTTAAGGCACTCTTTCTTGGTGCCAGGTTACCAAGAGAGGTAGCGAGTTTTACCATTTGTGCTTTAGAGGTTAACCATTTCAAGAACTCCCAGGCCTCTTGAGGGTGCTTTGAACCTTTAGGAATATAAAGCGCACCTACATTGATATACCCAGCATTTTTCGCATCTGGATGCGATTCATCATAAGGGATCGGTACAACGCCATAATTCAGGTTCGGGGCATATTCTTTAACAAACGTTGTCAACCATTCTCCGTCAAAAGCCATTGCAGCTTGTCCGGTGAAAAACGGGTTTTGAGCAGAAGCATAATTCCCAAGACCGGAACCATATCGATCAAGGTTGCTGGAACCATATTTATCCCACATATCTTTATAAAATTGTACGGTAGCTTTAAATCCAGGATTATCCGGTGTTATTTCTTTTTTAGCCGGATCCCATATGCTTCCGTCGAAAGAAAACATATACATCGTCGGATCCTGTTCAGGCCACAATCCTATCCGTTCCAAATTCCCCTTTTTATCTACAATGCTTAATTTATCAGCGTCGGCCTTCAATTCTTGCATTGTTTGCGGTGGATTAGCAATCCCTGCTTTTTTAAATAGATCCTTGTTGTAATATAACATCCAGGTATTCATGACAATTGGGAGTGCATAGGTTTTATCATTATATTGCACAGCTTTAAGAGCTGCAGGCAAGAAATCGCTGGTATCATAATGATCTTTTTTCATAAAGTCATCAAGGGGTGTCATAGCTCCTTTGGAACTCCAAGAAGCGACGTTGTCTTGATCATATTGACTAGCCAGATCTGGAGGGTTGTTCCCAACGATTGCCGTCATTTGTTTTTGCTCGTCGCCTTGACTTAAACCAACGACCTGTATTTTATTTTGACTCGCGTTATATTCCTTGATCAACTGATCCATGACACTGCCTTCTTTTCCTCCCCAAGTGTACCAGAAGTTGATCTTCACTTTCTGCCCTGTACTATTATCAGCAGTACCATTAACACTTGAACTACATCCACTAAGAGTAGCTAAACTCATGAGAGCGGTTACAGTTAATCCAATGAGAAATTTTCTTTTCATAGATATACCCCCTTCACGTGATAACAATAGAGAACGCAATGATAAAATATGAAAGCTATGTATAAAAACTTTTTGTTTGACCAGCCCCCTTTTTTATTAAGATACCTATTTAGCATAATAACCATAGAAACGTTTCACAAAATCAGTATAAAATACGGCAAAAATGATTGCAATAATTTTTTGATTATTCTGTTTTAAGTAGGTTTTGTTATTGACTCCGCTTAAGAAAGCGGTTAAAATTATTTGTGTATGCTATAGAAACGTTTCTACGTTTAGAAGATTTGTAAGTGGTTCATGTGCAAAGTAACAAAAGAATGTATGCTTTGCGGATAAAGTTAAATAAAATTCAAATAAGTTAAGCAACTACATTAGATGAAAAAATTTCCCGACTGATGCAATTAGCCACTCTCTTCTTAAAAGGAGCGGCAGATAAAGGATAAATTACAGGTCCTATGGAAGAAATGGGTATCACACCAATTTGCTTTTACTTTTGCCGTTGCAACAAAAAAATAGGCAGTAAAGTGAAGCTGTCTTAATAATAGTCAGATTTTTCAGATGAGTTAAAAAGGGAAATTTAAACAATAAAGAGGTGACACGATGAAATTTTATATAATTGGCGCGGGAGTGATTGCGAGATCGCACGCAGAAGCTATCCGTAAACTTCCAAATTTTGATGAAATAGAAATGAAGGTCGCGGATCCTAACCCACAGGCATTAAGTGGGTTTGTGGAACGTTACCCTGATGTAGTTACATTTTCAGATGCAAGAACAATGCTTGCGGAAGAAGCGAAAAAAGACGATATTGTTGTCATCTGCACGCCTCCTTTTACACATTATGAGCTGTCCCGAATGGCTCTGGAATCCGGGAGGCATGTATTATGTGAAAAACCACTAGCCATGAATCGTCAGGAGGCTGATGACCTGCTTGAATGTGCCAGAAGAAAGAATCGTCTGCTGGGATGCTGCAGTGATAGATTCATAGGCCTGCCCAAAACAGAAGAAATCAAGCGGCTGGTTCAATCTGATGCAATAGGAGACATATATAAAGTGACATTTACTTACCGTGGGCAAAGATCTAGAGCTGGAGTGGAGTACCAACCAGAAAGCAGATGGTTTTTGGATCGTTCCAAGAGTGGCGGCGGGGTTGTCATGGATTGGGGACCTTATGATTTTGCGATATTGAATGACGTTTTTAAACCTTCGTCCATTGATATAGCAGCAGCATGGGTAAGCAAACCTCAAACACAAGCCGATCCTGTGAATACGACATACGACGTAGAAGGCCATGCAGGAGCGATGATGAAATATCATCTTGATGGCAAGACGATATGGGTACACTACGAGCGTGCATCCTGTACACACGGCAAACCATATCATCTGGTTGAAATAGAAGGAACACGTGGAGCCCTTGAATGGTCGCCTTATTTCGAGTCTGACAAGGTCATCTGCAGAACAGATAAAGATGGCGAAGTTGTTATAAATGAGAAGGATATTAATAATAAAAGTGACATCGGTGTAATGGATCACCCAATCTATTATTTCTATCACAAAGTAAAGGGAGAACCATCACCTGCATTGATTAATGAGCAAACGGTCTTTAATTTTTCGTGCTTGCAGGCTCTGTACGAGTGTGCGGATACTGGAATGTTACAGACAGTGACTGTTGGCGGGATCCAATCGAACCCAGTAATGAAATGATGAGGAGGTCGGTTGCATGAATATTCTAGGATTCTCCACAGGAATGTACGGCTGGAATGAGAGATATTGGCTCGACTACAAAAAAGAAGCCTCGTGGGAGGACATATTTCGTGATTGTGCAGAGGCAGGGGTGGATGCAGTAGAACTAGATCCATCTCCCAACCTGGTGAAACTGGCAAAATCTTTCGGATTATCTGTTTCCAGTGCATATGTGGGGCTTCAGCTTCATGAAGCGGCACTTGATGTAGAAAAAGACATTATGCCGGTAGCAAGAAGATTGTCAGAGGCCGGAGGTAAAGATCTGGTGGTGAATGCCGATCCGAAGGGAGGCTGGGGTGTCTCTCTTCCCAAAACGGAAGATGAGTTTAAACGTCAAGGAGATCATTTATCCCAAATTGCTATCGCTGCAGGAACGCTCGGTTTGAAAGTAAGTATGCATAACCATGCCGATGATAAGCACAATGCAGAAGGGGATCTTCGCTCTGTGATTGAATACTCCAGTCCCGAAGTCGGGCTCTGTATCGACACGGGATGGGCATACGTTGCGGGATACGATCCGATTGAGTGGATACAGAAATATCCAGATAGACTACACACGTTTCATTTAAGAAACCAAAAGGGCCGAATCCCAACAGAAGACCTGATTGATGGGGAAATTAACATGCGAAAACTCATCCACGTGTTGAAGGATATCAGATATAAAGGGTGGCTTACTCTTGAGTTGTGGCATCGAGAGGATAATCATCCGCAACGGACGATGGTGGAAGATACCAGGATATCGATTGATTATCTTAAACAAATGATACAGGAAATCGAATAGGGGAAGGAAGCAGCATTTCAAACGAATTCAAAGACGGAAAGCATGATTCAATTGCTTCATTACCAATAATTTATTGAACTGCTTGGTCCAAAGACAATGAGTGAACCAAGCATTCAGAGCATGAGTTGATTAGACAAGAAAAAAACATATTCTATCTAGGCATACATAAAGCGATCAAATGAATGAGATGCAACGAAATGTTGTTGAACTGATTATCTCCGTTCAGGATAGGCTTCCGAGGGAGTCTATCCTCTTTTCGCTTTAAGCTGTAGAAAATGTGAGAAATCTCATGAACAACTTGAAAATTGAGAAGAGTATAAGGAGAGGAAACAAATGAATGAAAAAAAAATTAAAATGGGCTTAGTTGGGCTTGGCAATATCGGACAGACACACTTTGAA is a genomic window containing:
- a CDS encoding ROK family protein, whose amino-acid sequence is MGDKVIGVDIGGTNIRVGLIDIHTFQVLKKDTALAFEFKTVSAFFKGIKNMIERVDAQKEAGKIGMALPIPWKDDMIKISDSTNLPLLEGMLFSDIKAFFPEYEVYFENDVNVIALLEAKHGASRGYEHSIYITVSTGIGSGMIFNQSIFRGTHGYAGEIGSMIISDENKNHLLLYNGTLESLCSGNSLNEESAKLYGEGATAKHLFEQYKSGDAGAVHVMEAWIDHFSSAIASLMQTIDPEIFVFGGSVIYHNQWLINEIIKSTENKVFEQLKDKVKIVLSKYGPDAGMIGAGYIAVNNTDEGER
- a CDS encoding sugar phosphate isomerase/epimerase family protein produces the protein MNILGFSTGMYGWNERYWLDYKKEASWEDIFRDCAEAGVDAVELDPSPNLVKLAKSFGLSVSSAYVGLQLHEAALDVEKDIMPVARRLSEAGGKDLVVNADPKGGWGVSLPKTEDEFKRQGDHLSQIAIAAGTLGLKVSMHNHADDKHNAEGDLRSVIEYSSPEVGLCIDTGWAYVAGYDPIEWIQKYPDRLHTFHLRNQKGRIPTEDLIDGEINMRKLIHVLKDIRYKGWLTLELWHREDNHPQRTMVEDTRISIDYLKQMIQEIE
- a CDS encoding ABC transporter substrate-binding protein translates to MKRKFLIGLTVTALMSLATLSGCSSSVNGTADNSTGQKVKINFWYTWGGKEGSVMDQLIKEYNASQNKIQVVGLSQGDEQKQMTAIVGNNPPDLASQYDQDNVASWSSKGAMTPLDDFMKKDHYDTSDFLPAALKAVQYNDKTYALPIVMNTWMLYYNKDLFKKAGIANPPQTMQELKADADKLSIVDKKGNLERIGLWPEQDPTMYMFSFDGSIWDPAKKEITPDNPGFKATVQFYKDMWDKYGSSNLDRYGSGLGNYASAQNPFFTGQAAMAFDGEWLTTFVKEYAPNLNYGVVPIPYDESHPDAKNAGYINVGALYIPKGSKHPQEAWEFLKWLTSKAQMVKLATSLGNLAPRKSALNDPSFKRVPGFTEFLKYSQGPKMSMQPQVPFLNDYLAEISTEYDAILRGKTSVDSGLKAIKDKIQPLAQNTN
- a CDS encoding Gfo/Idh/MocA family protein, whose amino-acid sequence is MKFYIIGAGVIARSHAEAIRKLPNFDEIEMKVADPNPQALSGFVERYPDVVTFSDARTMLAEEAKKDDIVVICTPPFTHYELSRMALESGRHVLCEKPLAMNRQEADDLLECARRKNRLLGCCSDRFIGLPKTEEIKRLVQSDAIGDIYKVTFTYRGQRSRAGVEYQPESRWFLDRSKSGGGVVMDWGPYDFAILNDVFKPSSIDIAAAWVSKPQTQADPVNTTYDVEGHAGAMMKYHLDGKTIWVHYERASCTHGKPYHLVEIEGTRGALEWSPYFESDKVICRTDKDGEVVINEKDINNKSDIGVMDHPIYYFYHKVKGEPSPALINEQTVFNFSCLQALYECADTGMLQTVTVGGIQSNPVMK
- a CDS encoding alpha-galactosidase; the encoded protein is MKNLKVSLVGAGSISFALGALQDLVLSEKLRNQVNLEIALMDIVEENLDRTYQYANKMFTEFKHPANIWKTTDLPSALTNADFVIVAIEVNRYFYWSQDFHIPRRFGSKQIYGENGGPGSMFHTLRNLRPMLEIARTMEKVCPDAWFINYTNPEAKLVEAVSKLTSIKIVGLCHGLDMGIEQLSEFLEMDKEEIAVEGGGLNHFGFFTKIWNRNTNEDLYPLFHEKEKKANRLAHFDHMALSRTMYQIYGYYPYPGTNHCGEYVSYAEDFYAGLSLQFRYDPINEKLWEEDSRTPDFIYCASGNTLDKGLFSEVKTQEVWTEEAYVFDKDNVRISNEYAIPIIEAIYFDEEIQLNAVNLPNNGAIKGLPDDMVVETQAIVNGNGITLKPMTVDLPTAIIGTIHIQGTIHQLLIEAFLEGSKTKLLQAILLDPQAPSYYQACAMIDEMCKLQQDILPKLEWK
- a CDS encoding 6-phosphogluconolactonase is translated as MLKIFENEEAVAIEIAKEMQEQLRNQPNPVFCLASGSTPQKSYFQFVKNMENSSDRKKLKVVSLDEWIGIDRNSTGSCYQMLNEDLFSPLKLDESQIVFFNGTAEDMKRECERMDGFIRNNPITFSLMGVGMNGHIGLNEPGSPVLDYSSVIPLSETTKEVAQKYFDEPTTLSDGITLGLDQIKNSSRVVVAITGERKAEIVKQIFHHPDTHLPAQELLGYDHIDFYLDMAAARYLNK